Proteins from a genomic interval of Salinarchaeum sp. Harcht-Bsk1:
- a CDS encoding TrkH family potassium uptake protein has translation MRESLATIGRDLGRILQVLSVLVAGTAPIAVIWREFYVLPAVAASCLLPLAVGTGLARTFADANDPGKRHAMVIAAAGWFLVALLGALPFYLIAWTVALDPPMLAAPAGSETLAAFRNPLNALFESMSGFTGTGLTMTQREPALPATLQWWRSTTEWIGGVGVIVLTTAVLARPGSGSLTLYESEARSRKIHPSVVSTVRTIWWIFLLFTVSAIVLLWTAGMPLWEAINHGMTGISTGGFSVTDASIGSYDSAVIDLTLVPIMIAGSIAFPIHYLMFQGELRNVYRDPQTRWLLGLYAAGTIFLTALLLDGGPYDGLRETARFGLFQFVSALSCTGFQTAGSLGTEWSPASQLTVAGAMTIGGAAGSTVGGIKIIRLIMLVQGTRHRIAGIWIPSTAVRRLSIGDRRLRETETAREIEEAAIVSFLWVVFLGIGIYVLLLTVDGGQFTLENVVFEVASAQGNVGLSSGITGPGMPTPAKLVFLLNMWIGRLEIIPVLVFLRGMFSWGGLYE, from the coding sequence ATGAGGGAGAGTCTCGCGACGATCGGCCGCGACCTGGGCCGAATCCTTCAGGTGCTGTCCGTGCTCGTCGCGGGAACTGCCCCGATCGCGGTTATCTGGCGGGAATTCTACGTGCTGCCAGCCGTCGCAGCGTCCTGTCTCCTCCCGCTCGCAGTGGGAACGGGACTCGCGAGGACCTTCGCAGACGCGAACGATCCCGGGAAGCGTCACGCGATGGTGATCGCGGCCGCGGGGTGGTTCCTCGTCGCGTTGCTTGGAGCCCTCCCGTTCTACCTGATCGCCTGGACCGTCGCCCTCGATCCGCCCATGCTAGCCGCCCCAGCCGGCAGCGAGACGCTCGCAGCGTTCCGGAATCCGCTGAACGCACTCTTCGAGAGCATGAGTGGGTTCACTGGAACCGGCCTCACGATGACCCAACGCGAGCCCGCCCTCCCCGCGACGTTGCAGTGGTGGCGTTCGACGACGGAGTGGATCGGTGGCGTCGGCGTGATCGTCCTCACGACTGCCGTGCTCGCCCGTCCCGGTAGCGGGTCACTGACGCTCTACGAGAGCGAGGCCCGCTCGCGAAAGATCCACCCCAGCGTGGTCTCGACCGTGCGGACGATCTGGTGGATTTTCCTGCTGTTCACCGTCAGTGCAATCGTGCTCCTGTGGACAGCCGGGATGCCGCTCTGGGAAGCCATCAACCACGGTATGACGGGGATCTCGACCGGCGGGTTCAGCGTCACCGACGCGAGTATCGGGAGCTACGACAGCGCCGTCATCGACCTGACGCTCGTGCCGATCATGATCGCAGGGAGCATCGCGTTCCCGATCCACTACCTCATGTTCCAGGGCGAACTCCGGAACGTCTACCGGGACCCACAGACGCGGTGGCTCCTCGGGCTGTACGCAGCCGGAACGATCTTCCTGACGGCCTTACTCCTCGATGGCGGACCGTACGACGGCCTCCGGGAAACCGCGCGATTCGGACTCTTCCAGTTCGTCTCTGCCCTCTCGTGTACGGGATTCCAGACGGCCGGCTCGCTCGGGACGGAGTGGTCTCCGGCCTCTCAGCTCACTGTCGCCGGTGCGATGACGATCGGCGGGGCCGCGGGGTCGACCGTCGGCGGCATCAAGATCATCCGCCTGATTATGCTCGTCCAGGGAACGCGCCACAGGATCGCTGGCATCTGGATCCCGAGCACTGCCGTCCGGCGGCTTTCTATCGGAGACCGCCGGCTTCGCGAGACCGAGACTGCTCGCGAGATCGAGGAGGCAGCGATCGTCTCCTTCCTCTGGGTCGTCTTCCTGGGTATCGGCATCTACGTGCTGTTGCTCACGGTCGACGGCGGACAGTTCACCCTCGAGAACGTCGTCTTCGAGGTGGCGAGTGCACAGGGCAACGTCGGCCTCTCGTCCGGGATCACCGGCCCAGGAATGCCGACGCCGGCGAAGCTCGTGTTCCTCCTGAACATGTGGATCGGCCGCCTCGAGATCATTCCCGTCCTCGTCTTCCTGCGAGGGATGTTCTCCTGGGGCGGACTGTACGAGTGA
- a CDS encoding GNAT family N-acetyltransferase, producing MSQTSPEGQAAEYSIRPYESGDADRFLSLYETVWGTTKSRAWFDWRFAANPRSDGIEMIVAEADGQLVGAEPLLPYRLRAGDEVLDAYQPVDWIVHPEYRRQGIFSAMTESLLSSVGADADLLFNFPNEQLLPGIQKFDWQAIATATCRYRVQDPAAVAMREATGSRSTPSLFATAASPIVRGGLRMCDRFAPAHADVSISRVRGVPVETVSERYDASVPPKLHVPRDRAYLEWRFANPRWETTTYVARRDGGVVTTAVVASESVDGSQLVRVLDVQPMTEAVGDAEAFEAIVRAVVTDNPDASVLKAPTGLFPGVLRRSGFLRDDSFPLSRFSAATYHAVRPLDDAFEPAAASTDDGAGHRGDALDLTDPDDWLLALGDHDVA from the coding sequence ATGAGTCAGACGTCTCCCGAGGGGCAGGCCGCGGAGTACTCGATCAGGCCCTACGAGTCCGGGGACGCCGATCGGTTCCTGTCCCTCTACGAGACCGTGTGGGGAACGACGAAGTCGCGGGCGTGGTTCGACTGGCGATTCGCGGCGAACCCCCGCTCCGATGGGATCGAGATGATCGTGGCCGAGGCCGACGGGCAGCTCGTCGGGGCGGAGCCGCTGCTCCCGTATCGACTTCGCGCTGGCGACGAGGTGCTCGACGCCTACCAGCCCGTGGACTGGATCGTGCACCCGGAGTACCGCCGCCAAGGCATTTTCAGCGCGATGACGGAGTCCCTCCTCTCGTCGGTGGGGGCCGACGCCGACCTCCTGTTCAACTTCCCGAACGAGCAGCTACTTCCCGGCATCCAGAAGTTCGACTGGCAGGCGATCGCCACGGCCACGTGTCGGTATCGCGTCCAGGATCCCGCCGCCGTCGCCATGCGCGAGGCGACCGGGTCTCGGTCCACGCCGTCCCTGTTCGCCACTGCAGCCTCGCCGATCGTTCGGGGCGGACTCCGCATGTGCGATCGGTTCGCCCCAGCACACGCCGACGTCTCCATCAGTCGCGTTCGGGGCGTCCCCGTCGAGACGGTCTCGGAGCGCTACGACGCGTCAGTTCCGCCGAAGCTCCACGTTCCCAGGGATCGCGCGTACCTCGAGTGGCGGTTCGCCAACCCTCGCTGGGAGACGACGACGTACGTCGCGCGGCGTGACGGGGGCGTCGTGACGACCGCAGTCGTCGCCTCCGAATCGGTCGATGGATCGCAACTCGTCCGCGTGCTCGACGTACAGCCGATGACCGAGGCGGTGGGTGACGCGGAGGCGTTCGAAGCGATCGTTCGGGCGGTCGTGACCGATAACCCCGACGCGAGCGTCCTCAAAGCACCGACGGGACTCTTCCCGGGCGTGCTCCGTCGAAGCGGATTCCTTCGGGACGACTCCTTCCCGCTCTCCCGGTTCTCGGCCGCGACGTACCACGCGGTGCGACCCCTCGACGACGCGTTCGAACCGGCGGCAGCGAGCACGGACGACGGTGCTGGTCACCGGGGCGACGCGCTCGATCTGACCGATCCGGACGACTGGCTCCTGGCACTCGGCGATCACGACGTCGCCTGA
- a CDS encoding sulfatase, with amino-acid sequence MTDTPPVSNVLLVTVDSLRADALGAYDPDRRTPIMDELAADGTLFEHAYATGNWTPFSFPSMLASRHVFEGDGSIGVDAGTTLASVLSEAGFDTAGFNAANGFLSSHWGYDAGFDEFDSFVANVGDGLYGRYLATHPTVEAWLQVATAPFRRVGKVVRRQTDDRPFLDTARMFDVEHAATDFLEDAGEDDDPFFLWVHYMDVHTPYVPAKRYVKEVTDSRLGLHRKLLAHTYTGLGWEVGDRTLEDLRTLYQATVRQVDASIGRLLDTLDVVGHADDTAVVLAGDHGEEFQEHGHLSHYPKLYDELMHVPYIVDVPGAESRRIEQQVGLDTIPPTAAELVGVEGHPDWRGTSLVPTILDGETPPNEPVISVTVRGETVTTQPIPRTLDDGDLLVSVRDGPWTYIENVETGETELYDRRADPTQQTNLADDPTPEQRDVIDRLASIAEAHVTTLGDGGDAAGDDEVDDAVEARLTALGYQ; translated from the coding sequence ATGACCGATACACCACCCGTTTCGAACGTGCTGCTGGTCACAGTGGACTCGCTCCGGGCCGACGCGCTCGGCGCGTACGATCCCGACCGGCGAACGCCGATCATGGACGAGCTGGCAGCCGATGGCACCCTCTTCGAACACGCCTACGCCACCGGCAACTGGACGCCATTCTCCTTCCCCTCGATGCTCGCCTCGCGGCACGTCTTCGAGGGCGACGGCTCGATCGGCGTCGACGCCGGCACGACGCTCGCCTCCGTCCTCTCCGAGGCGGGGTTCGACACGGCCGGGTTCAACGCCGCCAACGGCTTCCTCAGCTCCCACTGGGGCTACGACGCGGGCTTCGACGAGTTCGACTCCTTCGTCGCCAACGTCGGCGACGGGCTCTACGGCCGATACCTCGCCACGCACCCGACGGTCGAGGCCTGGCTCCAGGTCGCGACCGCACCGTTCCGTCGCGTCGGCAAGGTCGTTCGTCGCCAGACCGACGACCGGCCGTTCCTCGACACGGCGCGGATGTTCGACGTCGAACACGCCGCGACCGACTTCCTGGAAGATGCGGGGGAGGACGACGATCCGTTCTTCCTCTGGGTCCACTACATGGACGTCCACACGCCGTACGTCCCGGCGAAGCGGTACGTCAAGGAGGTCACCGACTCCCGCCTCGGCCTCCACCGCAAGCTCCTGGCCCACACCTACACGGGCCTGGGCTGGGAGGTCGGCGACCGGACCCTCGAAGACCTCCGGACGCTCTACCAGGCGACGGTGCGGCAGGTCGACGCGAGCATCGGTCGGCTCCTCGACACTCTTGACGTGGTCGGCCACGCCGACGACACCGCCGTCGTCCTCGCGGGCGACCACGGCGAGGAGTTCCAGGAACACGGTCACCTCTCCCACTACCCGAAGCTCTACGACGAGCTGATGCACGTCCCCTACATCGTCGACGTGCCCGGCGCCGAGTCGCGTCGGATCGAGCAGCAGGTCGGACTCGACACGATCCCCCCGACTGCTGCCGAACTCGTCGGCGTCGAGGGACACCCCGACTGGCGCGGCACCTCGCTCGTCCCGACGATCCTCGACGGCGAGACGCCGCCGAACGAGCCGGTGATCTCGGTGACGGTTCGCGGGGAGACGGTCACCACGCAACCCATCCCTCGGACGCTCGACGACGGCGACCTCCTCGTGAGCGTCCGTGACGGCCCCTGGACCTACATCGAGAACGTGGAAACCGGGGAGACGGAGCTCTACGACAGGCGCGCGGATCCCACCCAGCAGACGAACCTCGCGGACGATCCGACGCCGGAGCAGCGGGACGTGATCGATCGGCTCGCCTCGATCGCGGAGGCCCACGTCACCACGCTCGGTGACGGCGGGGACGCTGCCGGTGACGACGAGGTCGACGACGCGGTCGAGGCACGGCTCACGGCACTCGGATACCAGTAG
- a CDS encoding GtrA family protein, producing MLRSFLRNLLSGPIAPQLRKFVAVGVVAAGLQLVLLWLFVDAGGLHYLLGAVVAIECTIVFQYVLNNRWTFRSDRNTGTREFLVGLAQTNVVRGTAIPIQIGVLYALVQYQGVPYLLANAAGILVSGVYRYVFDARWTWG from the coding sequence ATGCTACGGTCCTTCCTGCGGAATCTACTCAGCGGCCCGATCGCGCCGCAACTCCGCAAGTTCGTCGCGGTCGGCGTGGTCGCCGCCGGACTCCAGCTCGTCTTGCTGTGGCTGTTCGTCGACGCCGGCGGCCTCCACTACCTGCTGGGTGCGGTCGTCGCGATCGAGTGTACCATCGTCTTCCAGTACGTCCTCAACAATCGCTGGACGTTCCGTTCCGATCGCAACACCGGAACCCGGGAGTTCCTCGTCGGTCTCGCGCAGACGAACGTCGTTCGCGGCACCGCGATTCCCATCCAGATCGGGGTGCTCTACGCGCTGGTCCAGTACCAGGGCGTGCCCTACCTCCTCGCGAACGCCGCCGGAATCCTCGTGAGTGGGGTCTACCGGTACGTCTTCGACGCGCGGTGGACGTGGGGGTAG
- a CDS encoding NADP-dependent oxidoreductase, producing MAATSRAWYFAARPEGEPDLDCFDLRDHEVPDPDPGQLLVEVRYLSVDPYMRGRMRDSESYAEPWEVGDVLQGIVVGEVVESEHDRFETGDLVTGEGAWAEHSLLDAHEVAPVDPRVADPPAYLGALGMPGRTAYFGLLEVGDPKPGDTVVVSGAAGAVGSVVGQIATLNGCHVVGFAGSDEKTDWLTEDLGFDAAINYEATDDYRAALEDAAPDGVDVYFDNVGGPITDAVFTKLNLDASVAVCGQIAHYNDEEVPMGPRKLPMLIAPRASVEGFLVGDFSGRFREASEQLAEWVASGQIEHRETVVEGLDRAPEAFLGLFAGENIGKQVVQVSGPDA from the coding sequence ATGGCAGCGACGAGCCGCGCCTGGTACTTCGCAGCGCGCCCCGAGGGTGAACCGGATCTGGACTGTTTCGACCTCCGCGATCACGAGGTTCCCGACCCCGACCCCGGCCAGCTACTGGTCGAGGTCCGCTATCTGTCGGTCGATCCCTACATGCGCGGTCGAATGCGCGACAGCGAATCCTACGCGGAGCCGTGGGAGGTCGGCGACGTGCTGCAAGGCATCGTCGTCGGCGAAGTCGTCGAGAGCGAGCACGATCGCTTCGAGACCGGCGACCTCGTCACGGGCGAGGGCGCATGGGCCGAGCACAGCCTCCTCGACGCCCACGAGGTCGCGCCGGTGGATCCGCGGGTGGCTGACCCGCCGGCATACCTCGGCGCGCTCGGAATGCCCGGGCGGACGGCGTACTTCGGCCTCCTCGAGGTCGGCGACCCGAAGCCGGGCGACACCGTCGTGGTCTCTGGGGCCGCGGGAGCCGTCGGCTCGGTCGTCGGTCAGATCGCGACGCTGAACGGCTGTCACGTCGTCGGCTTTGCCGGCAGCGACGAGAAGACCGACTGGCTCACGGAGGACCTCGGCTTCGACGCCGCGATCAACTACGAAGCGACCGACGACTACCGCGCAGCGCTCGAGGACGCCGCACCCGACGGCGTCGACGTGTACTTCGACAACGTCGGCGGGCCGATCACGGACGCCGTCTTCACGAAACTGAATCTCGACGCGAGCGTCGCGGTCTGCGGGCAGATCGCCCACTACAACGACGAGGAGGTGCCGATGGGGCCACGGAAACTACCGATGCTCATCGCGCCGCGTGCCAGCGTGGAGGGGTTCCTCGTCGGTGACTTCTCGGGGCGATTCCGGGAAGCGAGCGAGCAACTCGCGGAGTGGGTCGCGAGCGGGCAGATCGAGCACCGCGAGACCGTCGTGGAGGGACTCGATCGCGCACCGGAGGCGTTCCTCGGTCTCTTCGCCGGCGAGAACATCGGGAAGCAGGTGGTGCAGGTGTCCGGGCCAGACGCCTGA
- a CDS encoding D-2-hydroxyacid dehydrogenase, which produces MTDPRVLLPHQVPAEAADELSAELRAQAPDLPIAVAADESETETLLDDVEGVVTWEFGPEWIERADDLEWIHVLSAGVDHFDLDAAESAGVRVTNASGIHAEPIAEQVVCYAFLFERGILADLRRQPSRTWERHDGEEISDKTIGIVGVGAIGSRVAERLGAFGATTIGTKRDPTTGGDGVDELYGAQDLDVVLDRSDYLVIACPLTDETEGMIGEAELAALDDEAVLVNIARGEIVDEDALVDALEADELGGAALDAFAEEPLPEDSPLWTMDDVVVTPHVSGTSQFLTDRNAALVVENWAALQAGEALTNRVV; this is translated from the coding sequence GTGACCGACCCCCGAGTGCTGCTCCCCCACCAGGTACCAGCGGAAGCGGCCGACGAACTCAGCGCGGAGCTTCGAGCGCAAGCGCCGGACCTGCCGATCGCCGTGGCAGCGGACGAATCCGAGACCGAGACGCTGCTGGACGACGTCGAGGGCGTCGTCACCTGGGAGTTCGGCCCGGAGTGGATCGAGCGAGCGGACGACCTCGAGTGGATCCACGTGCTCTCCGCCGGCGTCGACCACTTCGACCTCGACGCGGCCGAGTCGGCCGGCGTCCGCGTCACCAACGCGTCGGGGATCCACGCAGAGCCGATCGCCGAGCAGGTCGTCTGCTACGCGTTCCTCTTCGAGCGCGGGATCCTCGCGGACCTTCGACGCCAGCCCAGCCGCACGTGGGAGCGCCACGACGGCGAGGAGATCTCCGACAAGACGATCGGAATCGTGGGCGTCGGCGCGATCGGCAGCCGCGTCGCAGAGCGACTCGGCGCGTTCGGTGCGACGACGATCGGCACCAAGCGAGATCCGACGACCGGTGGCGACGGCGTCGACGAACTCTATGGGGCCCAGGACCTCGACGTGGTCCTCGATCGCTCGGACTACCTCGTGATCGCCTGCCCGCTCACCGACGAGACCGAGGGCATGATCGGCGAGGCAGAACTCGCAGCGCTGGACGACGAGGCCGTGCTCGTGAACATCGCTCGCGGCGAGATCGTGGACGAGGACGCCCTGGTCGACGCCCTTGAGGCCGACGAACTGGGCGGCGCCGCACTTGACGCGTTCGCGGAGGAACCCCTGCCGGAAGACTCGCCGCTCTGGACGATGGACGACGTCGTCGTGACGCCCCACGTCTCCGGAACGTCGCAGTTCCTTACCGACCGCAACGCCGCGCTCGTCGTCGAGAACTGGGCGGCGCTGCAGGCCGGCGAGGCGCTGACGAACCGCGTCGTCTGA
- a CDS encoding creatininase family protein, whose translation MYLGDEAWPDLGSYFEAHSLAIVPLGSTEQHGPHLPLATDHLIAEGFAREAAERTGLLCTPTINVGVSTHHRQFTGTASVDPQAFRDYVESFTRNLAYQGVDRVIYVNAHGGNVEHLREVGRKLRNEELVYAIEWMWDESIPDLVDDLFAVNGPHAGPKETALIQHLAGDLVHDDRIEEARDGGLTNLGRAHGRKFGARTFYDAAENSENGAFGDQTDASAAKGETLFEAATDQLVHLCEWLDEQDFEDLTPKPHVRERSDPS comes from the coding sequence ATGTACCTGGGCGACGAAGCCTGGCCGGACCTCGGCAGCTACTTCGAAGCGCATTCGCTCGCAATCGTTCCGCTGGGATCGACCGAACAGCACGGCCCGCACCTCCCGCTCGCGACGGACCACCTGATCGCGGAGGGGTTCGCCCGCGAGGCCGCCGAGCGGACAGGGCTCCTCTGCACGCCGACGATCAACGTCGGCGTGAGTACGCACCACCGGCAGTTCACGGGAACCGCGTCGGTGGACCCGCAAGCGTTCAGAGACTACGTCGAGTCGTTCACGCGGAACCTCGCCTACCAGGGCGTCGATCGGGTGATCTACGTCAACGCGCACGGCGGGAACGTCGAGCACCTGCGGGAAGTCGGTCGGAAACTCCGCAACGAGGAGCTCGTCTACGCTATCGAGTGGATGTGGGACGAGAGCATCCCGGACCTCGTCGACGACCTGTTCGCGGTGAACGGGCCCCACGCCGGCCCGAAGGAGACGGCGCTGATCCAGCACCTCGCCGGGGACCTCGTCCACGACGACCGCATCGAAGAGGCCCGTGACGGTGGGCTCACGAATCTCGGCCGGGCGCACGGCCGGAAGTTCGGTGCCCGGACGTTCTACGACGCGGCGGAAAACAGCGAGAACGGCGCCTTCGGCGACCAGACCGACGCGTCGGCAGCGAAAGGCGAGACGCTGTTCGAGGCGGCGACCGACCAACTGGTCCACCTCTGTGAATGGCTCGACGAGCAGGACTTCGAGGATCTCACGCCGAAACCGCACGTTCGCGAGCGGAGCGATCCGTCGTAG
- a CDS encoding PfkB family carbohydrate kinase, giving the protein MYAGVPLSEEMAYARLIDRLEAPASPTVTTLPDGSVDHFCSLADSVGPSTHTREAFSRAITGDRSSFRLDVESVESGGQSVNAALQLHALGSAVTAYGHFDAEIFTSLPFETVSMGTPADVYVLSFDDRDLMLVSDGDVGDWTLERLESVTDLDAAFDADAICCSNWAGVPGLEDAFHRLGDATFPRRPFVFDPGDVVGCAPGELESMCAALSALQETFDVVFNANREEIRATASILPGSLEDDGERLLAIREELGITAAVMHAKKEAATATADGLCTLPNLQVDRPTRQAGGGDRFSGGLGYALARGWDWETATACGNACASYYVESGTTGDPEELIAFLSDRSLRA; this is encoded by the coding sequence ATGTACGCCGGCGTGCCTCTTTCCGAGGAGATGGCCTACGCCCGGTTGATCGACCGACTCGAAGCCCCCGCGTCGCCGACCGTCACGACCCTCCCGGATGGCAGCGTCGATCACTTCTGCAGCCTCGCCGATTCCGTCGGGCCGTCCACGCACACTCGCGAGGCGTTCAGTCGAGCGATCACCGGGGATCGATCCTCCTTTCGACTCGACGTCGAGTCGGTCGAATCCGGCGGCCAGTCCGTCAATGCCGCGCTGCAGCTACACGCACTCGGAAGCGCCGTCACCGCGTACGGCCACTTCGATGCGGAGATATTCACGTCGCTCCCCTTCGAGACCGTCTCGATGGGGACGCCGGCGGACGTCTACGTGCTCTCCTTCGACGACAGGGACCTCATGCTCGTCAGCGATGGCGACGTGGGTGACTGGACGCTCGAGCGTCTGGAATCGGTCACCGACCTCGACGCCGCGTTCGACGCCGATGCCATCTGCTGTAGCAACTGGGCCGGCGTGCCCGGCCTGGAGGACGCTTTTCACCGGCTGGGGGACGCGACGTTCCCACGTCGACCATTCGTCTTCGACCCCGGCGACGTCGTCGGGTGCGCTCCCGGGGAACTCGAATCCATGTGTGCCGCCCTCTCGGCCCTCCAGGAGACGTTCGACGTGGTCTTCAACGCCAATAGAGAGGAGATTCGCGCGACTGCGTCGATTCTGCCTGGCTCCCTCGAGGACGACGGTGAGCGGCTGCTCGCGATCAGGGAGGAACTGGGAATCACGGCAGCGGTCATGCACGCGAAGAAGGAGGCCGCCACCGCGACGGCCGATGGACTGTGCACCCTCCCGAATCTCCAGGTCGACCGGCCCACGAGACAGGCAGGCGGTGGCGATCGATTCTCCGGTGGCCTCGGGTACGCCCTCGCCCGTGGGTGGGACTGGGAGACGGCGACCGCCTGCGGAAACGCATGCGCATCTTACTACGTCGAGTCAGGGACGACAGGCGACCCCGAGGAGCTGATCGCGTTCCTCTCGGATCGGTCGCTGCGAGCGTAG
- the deoC gene encoding deoxyribose-phosphate aldolase: MLSATALQENPERVASLVDHTNVDPAATRADIRQLCEEVLEYGFCSAVVVPYHAELAHEMVGDEANVAAVVGFPYGIQNSEAKRAECRAIAEFVDEFDMVMNRTAFANGDANAVVEDVEAVRDAVGDATLKCIVESPALSAEETTEAAELVEAGGADYVKTAVGYDGPTDPAEVEAIRRGVDPETGVKASGGISSFEEVLEMVEAGATRIGASSGVEIVESSREYRATE; encoded by the coding sequence ATGCTCTCGGCAACTGCCCTCCAGGAGAACCCCGAACGGGTCGCCTCCCTCGTCGATCACACGAACGTCGATCCCGCCGCGACGCGGGCAGACATTCGCCAGCTCTGCGAGGAAGTCCTCGAGTACGGATTCTGCTCCGCGGTCGTCGTCCCCTACCACGCGGAACTCGCCCACGAGATGGTCGGCGACGAGGCGAACGTCGCCGCAGTCGTCGGGTTCCCCTACGGGATCCAGAATTCGGAAGCCAAGCGGGCCGAGTGCCGAGCGATTGCGGAGTTCGTCGACGAGTTCGATATGGTGATGAACAGGACGGCGTTCGCGAACGGGGACGCCAACGCAGTCGTCGAGGACGTGGAGGCGGTCAGAGACGCCGTCGGCGACGCGACGCTGAAGTGCATCGTCGAGTCGCCAGCACTGTCGGCCGAAGAGACGACCGAAGCTGCCGAACTCGTCGAGGCCGGCGGCGCGGACTACGTCAAGACCGCCGTCGGCTACGACGGACCGACAGATCCGGCCGAGGTGGAGGCGATTCGACGGGGCGTGGATCCGGAGACGGGCGTGAAAGCCTCCGGTGGAATCAGCTCCTTCGAGGAAGTTCTGGAGATGGTCGAAGCGGGAGCAACCCGCATCGGGGCCTCGTCCGGGGTCGAGATCGTCGAGTCGAGCCGGGAGTATCGAGCGACGGAGTAG
- a CDS encoding DUF5830 family protein has translation MVGNRDGTDEPDGIGAPDRVGNSNRAGDPDRAGNPSRAGGPDDAADPVELGVALLKRLEHAELSVADAMDRIELVTTDPALQRQILREAEDRGAIERDDDVVRPAGDAFVRFESEVVVREGEFDCQRCGASITEGHFIKLEDSEIGAFGSSCVRKVTGRE, from the coding sequence ATGGTGGGGAATCGGGACGGAACGGACGAGCCGGACGGAATCGGAGCTCCGGACCGAGTGGGGAATTCGAATCGAGCGGGAGATCCGGACCGAGCGGGAAATCCGAGTCGAGCTGGGGGTCCAGACGATGCCGCAGATCCAGTCGAGCTCGGCGTCGCACTGCTCAAGCGCCTTGAGCACGCTGAACTGTCCGTCGCCGACGCGATGGACCGGATCGAACTCGTGACCACCGATCCCGCGCTGCAGCGTCAGATTCTCCGAGAGGCCGAAGACAGGGGCGCGATCGAGCGCGACGACGACGTCGTCCGGCCCGCTGGTGACGCGTTCGTGCGCTTCGAGTCGGAGGTCGTCGTTCGGGAAGGCGAGTTCGACTGCCAGCGCTGTGGCGCGTCGATCACCGAGGGACACTTCATCAAACTCGAGGACAGCGAGATCGGCGCCTTCGGCTCTTCGTGCGTGCGCAAAGTAACCGGACGGGAGTGA
- a CDS encoding TVP38/TMEM64 family protein, which translates to MHRGWRTLTLAFVVASVSLAALLHSPDRLLGVAEGAAADPLLFAAVVLGLYLLRPLVLWPPTLVAVVVGYGYGVVVGLPVALAGAIVTSVGPFYLARWLGTDAPGADRVGSIAEEYLVTTGPVRGVTAARLAPIPADAVTVAASLAGVRFRDFAKGVLVGETPWSLAAVAVGASLATLSAEGATAGGFRLAALTTLAAIAVLAGPAYRRYGHRVSVPLGGQ; encoded by the coding sequence GTGCACCGCGGCTGGCGGACGCTCACGCTCGCCTTCGTCGTCGCGAGCGTGTCGCTCGCGGCGCTGCTCCACTCACCGGATCGCCTGCTCGGTGTCGCGGAGGGAGCGGCGGCCGATCCATTGCTGTTCGCAGCCGTGGTCCTGGGACTCTACCTCCTCCGGCCACTCGTCCTCTGGCCCCCGACCCTCGTCGCGGTCGTCGTCGGGTACGGCTACGGCGTGGTGGTCGGCCTGCCGGTTGCACTCGCCGGGGCTATCGTCACCTCTGTCGGACCGTTCTACCTCGCACGGTGGCTCGGGACCGACGCGCCGGGTGCCGATCGCGTCGGGTCGATCGCCGAGGAGTACCTCGTCACCACCGGACCGGTCCGTGGCGTCACCGCCGCTCGCCTCGCCCCGATTCCCGCCGACGCGGTGACGGTCGCCGCCTCGCTCGCCGGCGTTCGATTCCGGGACTTCGCCAAAGGGGTGCTGGTCGGCGAGACGCCGTGGTCGCTCGCGGCCGTCGCGGTCGGTGCGTCACTCGCCACGCTCTCGGCGGAGGGTGCGACCGCCGGCGGGTTCAGACTCGCCGCGCTCACCACGCTCGCGGCCATCGCCGTGCTCGCTGGCCCTGCCTACAGACGATACGGGCACCGGGTCAGCGTGCCACTCGGTGGGCAGTAG
- a CDS encoding HVO_2523 family zinc finger protein, giving the protein MGTSTEPTAEEVTRPDGRPCPSCGETMYHRHCKYVCPRHGVVYDCADTFY; this is encoded by the coding sequence ATGGGCACCAGTACCGAACCGACGGCCGAGGAGGTCACCCGGCCCGACGGCCGTCCGTGTCCCTCCTGCGGCGAGACGATGTACCACCGCCACTGCAAGTACGTCTGTCCCCGGCACGGCGTCGTCTACGACTGCGCGGACACCTTCTATTGA